The segment ACCGTAGGACCGCGTTCAGCCGGCAGAGTGCCCGGCGGCGTGATGCTCGCTTTTCGAGGCCAGGGCCAGGCGCATGCGAAGCCGTCGGCGAATATCACCATCGCTGTTGTCCGGAGCGAGCAGCAGGGAAACGCTCCTGTGCCCAGGAGCGACGAGATGCAGCCATACGATGCGCTCCCCCGCCACTCGAAACGCACGCAGCGACGCAGGCTGATCCTCGCCATCGGCCATTCGCAGCGTCCAGCCACCACGTTGGCTCCAGCCAGCCGCGATGACGGAAGAACGGGCAAA is part of the Dyella jiangningensis genome and harbors:
- a CDS encoding protein YgfX encodes the protein MTSAPAIGFEYRPSRWLGHVLLVMATLALLALSLSAVPVILKGALAVVLMAATIRAWRGFARSSVIAAGWSQRGGWTLRMADGEDQPASLRAFRVAGERIVWLHLVAPGHRSVSLLLAPDNSDGDIRRRLRMRLALASKSEHHAAGHSAG